A region of Myxococcus stipitatus DSM 14675 DNA encodes the following proteins:
- a CDS encoding ferritin-like domain-containing protein: MSETQPFVSNLQEIRRRAREHLEEGALTENYEGDVATTLKLLNDALATEIVCVLRYTSNSIAAVGIHSEAVKDEFAEHAREEQEHALRLAERINQLGGHANFNPEGLMERSSSQFVEGQTLVDMIRENLVAERIAIETYRDLVRFFAERDPTTRRLLEDILAKEEEHANDMHDLLVAHQGRPMLNN; this comes from the coding sequence ATGTCCGAGACACAGCCCTTCGTCAGCAACCTCCAGGAGATTCGCCGCCGCGCCCGCGAGCACCTGGAGGAAGGCGCCCTCACCGAGAACTACGAGGGCGACGTGGCAACCACCCTCAAGCTGCTCAACGACGCGCTCGCCACGGAGATTGTCTGCGTGCTGCGCTACACGTCGAACTCCATCGCCGCGGTGGGCATCCACAGCGAAGCGGTGAAGGACGAGTTCGCCGAGCACGCGCGCGAGGAGCAGGAGCACGCGCTGCGGCTCGCCGAGCGCATCAATCAGCTGGGGGGACACGCGAACTTCAACCCCGAGGGGCTGATGGAGCGCAGCTCCAGCCAGTTCGTCGAGGGGCAGACGCTGGTGGACATGATTCGCGAGAACCTGGTGGCCGAGCGCATCGCCATCGAGACGTATCGCGACCTGGTCCGCTTCTTCGCGGAGCGGGACCCCACCACGCGGCGGCTCCTGGAGGACATCCTCGCCAAGGAAGAGGAGCACGCCAACGACATGCATGACCTGCTGGTGGCCCACCAGGGCCGCCCCATGCTCAACAACTGA
- a CDS encoding fatty acid desaturase family protein encodes MDRAPLPSSKELIARTRPFAAQDTTRSGWNLIATYAALAAAATLAVAAPWWPLRALGGVLEALVLIRAFILFHDAMHGALLPSSRWAKVLFHVQGILTLTPARIWNDTHNHHHANTARLAADSAGTFVTWTTEQWRQASVWQRLAYRVERHPVTLLFGYVTAFLYSLCLLPFVKNPKRYWTSGLALGVHVALSVVLWVFAGPAVYLFAFVGPLFLAYALGTYLFYAQHNFDDVHILAESHWTHSDAALEASSYLRCGKVMAWFTGNIGYHHVHHLNPRIPFYRLPEAMAAIPELQQPHVTTLSPRDIVRCLRLNLWAPELGRMVRYRDAWARG; translated from the coding sequence ATGGACCGAGCCCCGCTGCCGTCGAGCAAGGAGCTCATTGCGAGGACCCGCCCCTTCGCCGCGCAGGACACGACGCGCTCGGGCTGGAACCTGATCGCCACCTATGCCGCGCTGGCGGCGGCCGCGACGTTGGCCGTGGCCGCGCCCTGGTGGCCCCTGCGCGCCCTGGGCGGTGTCCTGGAGGCGCTCGTCCTCATCCGCGCCTTCATCCTCTTCCACGACGCGATGCACGGCGCGCTCCTGCCCTCCTCGAGATGGGCGAAGGTGCTCTTCCATGTGCAGGGCATCCTCACGCTCACGCCCGCGCGCATCTGGAATGACACCCACAACCATCACCACGCGAACACCGCGCGGCTGGCGGCGGACTCCGCGGGCACCTTCGTGACGTGGACCACCGAGCAGTGGCGACAGGCCTCCGTCTGGCAACGGCTGGCCTACCGTGTCGAGCGCCATCCGGTGACGTTGCTGTTCGGCTATGTCACGGCGTTCCTCTACAGCCTCTGTCTGCTGCCCTTCGTGAAGAACCCGAAGCGCTACTGGACGTCAGGTCTTGCGCTGGGCGTCCACGTGGCGCTGTCGGTGGTGCTCTGGGTCTTCGCGGGGCCGGCCGTCTACCTGTTCGCCTTCGTGGGCCCGCTGTTCCTGGCCTACGCGCTGGGCACGTACCTGTTCTACGCGCAGCACAACTTCGACGACGTCCACATCCTGGCGGAGTCCCACTGGACGCACTCGGACGCGGCGCTGGAGGCGTCCAGCTACCTTCGCTGTGGCAAGGTGATGGCGTGGTTCACCGGCAACATCGGCTACCACCACGTGCACCACCTCAACCCGCGCATCCCGTTCTACCGGCTGCCGGAGGCGATGGCCGCCATCCCCGAGCTCCAGCAGCCCCACGTCACCACGCTGAGTCCCCGGGACATCGTGCGCTGTCTGCGGTTGAACCTGTGGGCGCCGGAGCTGGGTCGGATGGTGCGCTACCGCGACGCCTGGGCGCGAGGCTGA
- a CDS encoding FBP domain-containing protein has product MFRFESDRELIQSFRPRDRRVMEMPPGLSFPLFVRDYLAWTETSGARVYLIFSAPGSHKPIGIIFRRDSMGGENVSRLCDWCHHYGSSSEVTLLTTDVTSKRRVGVILCADLRCRERLEDAANRSGRSALDALEQLRARMFRFAHEALGIEAKPAA; this is encoded by the coding sequence GTGTTCCGATTCGAGTCCGACCGGGAGCTCATCCAGTCCTTCCGCCCCCGAGACCGCCGCGTCATGGAGATGCCGCCGGGTCTCTCGTTCCCCTTGTTCGTGCGTGACTACCTCGCGTGGACGGAGACCTCGGGCGCTCGCGTGTATCTGATCTTCTCCGCGCCCGGCAGCCACAAGCCCATCGGCATCATCTTCCGCCGCGACTCGATGGGCGGAGAGAACGTCTCGCGCCTGTGCGACTGGTGCCACCACTACGGCTCGTCGAGCGAGGTCACCCTGCTCACCACGGATGTCACGAGCAAGCGCCGGGTGGGCGTCATCCTCTGCGCGGACCTGCGCTGCCGCGAGCGGCTGGAGGACGCCGCCAATCGCTCGGGGCGGAGCGCCCTCGATGCCCTGGAGCAGCTGCGGGCTCGCATGTTCCGCTTCGCGCACGAGGCGCTGGGCATCGAAGCCAAGCCCGCCGCCTGA
- a CDS encoding DUF4388 domain-containing protein, whose amino-acid sequence MAQVRKILIADPDLESVRALSRALRTKGYQVHYAPDGSRALEVAVLRHPDLTLFDEGCRLLEARTFIQILRTNPRTEDIPVVLTTSSFDGDRYRGLRDGYLRKPFNLDEVLSRIEHIFRRNEAAKDLKVEQQEIEGSLSQLSIPDLMQLLGMNRRSGKLSLERGNERGEIHVAEGRPVNAKLGRVEGEKALFRLLAWADGTFTFSPGGSPARPRINRAMDDALLEGMRQSDEVNRLMPGLPPRHTRLMLAPDLDLQQDQHPVTAQVVGLLRQPRALGEVLDLAPATDLEVLGVLSTLIQRGVAKPADADGADANANELLGAAEVHALRGRILRTKAPAKVATAKIFVCGSGSSAARRVMARVPGLEALSAEPTAVKSGFGTLGRLVLSEVLRLDFCTLPPAEAARPLWRPFSAGAVGALLLDVSEPAVGLAHYLAWEARMPIVVVGAEVPAALQGAPAGALGVVDDLGEALRALLVQALNPAPMLPGVPQVQRAIASGA is encoded by the coding sequence GTGGCCCAGGTCCGCAAGATTCTCATCGCCGACCCCGACCTCGAGTCCGTGCGTGCGCTGTCCCGCGCGCTGCGCACCAAGGGGTATCAGGTGCACTACGCGCCGGATGGCTCGCGCGCGCTGGAAGTGGCGGTGCTGCGCCACCCCGACCTCACGCTCTTCGACGAGGGCTGCCGCCTGTTGGAGGCGCGCACCTTCATCCAGATTCTTCGCACCAACCCTCGCACCGAGGACATCCCGGTGGTGCTCACCACGTCGAGCTTCGACGGGGATCGCTACCGGGGCCTGCGCGACGGCTACCTGCGCAAGCCCTTCAACCTGGACGAGGTGCTCAGCCGCATCGAGCACATCTTCCGCCGCAACGAGGCGGCCAAGGACCTGAAGGTCGAGCAGCAGGAGATTGAAGGCTCGCTCAGCCAGCTCAGCATCCCGGACCTGATGCAGCTGCTCGGGATGAACCGGCGCAGCGGGAAGCTGTCGCTGGAGCGGGGCAACGAGCGCGGCGAAATCCACGTGGCGGAAGGCCGCCCGGTGAACGCGAAGCTGGGCCGCGTGGAAGGGGAGAAGGCGCTGTTCCGGCTGCTGGCGTGGGCCGACGGCACCTTCACCTTCTCGCCCGGCGGAAGCCCGGCGCGACCGCGCATCAACCGCGCCATGGACGACGCGCTGCTGGAGGGCATGCGCCAGTCGGACGAGGTGAACCGGCTGATGCCGGGCCTGCCCCCGCGCCACACGCGCCTGATGCTGGCCCCGGACCTGGACCTCCAGCAGGACCAGCACCCGGTGACGGCGCAGGTGGTGGGGCTGCTGCGTCAGCCACGCGCGCTGGGCGAGGTACTCGACCTGGCGCCCGCCACGGACCTGGAAGTGCTGGGCGTGTTGTCCACGCTGATTCAGCGCGGGGTGGCGAAGCCCGCGGACGCGGACGGCGCGGACGCGAACGCCAATGAGCTCCTGGGGGCCGCGGAGGTGCACGCGCTGCGAGGCCGCATCCTGCGCACCAAGGCGCCCGCGAAGGTCGCCACCGCGAAGATCTTCGTCTGCGGCAGCGGCTCCTCCGCCGCGCGCCGGGTGATGGCGCGAGTGCCGGGCCTGGAGGCCCTGTCGGCCGAGCCCACCGCGGTGAAGAGCGGCTTCGGGACGCTGGGGCGATTGGTGCTGAGCGAGGTGCTGCGCCTGGACTTCTGCACGCTGCCTCCCGCCGAGGCGGCGCGGCCCCTGTGGCGGCCCTTCAGCGCGGGCGCGGTGGGCGCGCTCTTGCTGGATGTCTCGGAGCCGGCGGTGGGGCTCGCGCACTACCTGGCGTGGGAGGCGCGGATGCCCATCGTCGTGGTGGGCGCGGAGGTCCCCGCGGCGCTCCAGGGGGCCCCCGCGGGAGCACTTGGCGTGGTGGATGACCTGGGCGAGGCGCTGCGGGCCTTGCTGGTGCAGGCGCTCAACCCCGCGCCCATGCTCCCCGGAGTGCCCCAGGTGCAGCGGGCCATCGCCTCCGGGGCCTGA
- a CDS encoding GGDEF domain-containing response regulator: protein MAGPILVVDDDLFFRQLASDMLARHGHRVVAVENGTQALEEAARTPFDLVITDVVMPGVDGFALTARLRERDPDQEVILVSHRLDVKGSEMALRSGAADCLVKPVEETDLVLAVDRALERAALRRERAQLRDENLEFARFHNLHQRCLELISQSDLEWLQERIISELSAVCDAQSAALWVLDDRGDLVLRAYRGLLDKQFLAEKMNPEGPLAARLKDAQPWLARDERSVVLYVPLMVSGEIVGLAQLSDPLAGDFRPEHSRDARVLADFAAVGVKNGRRMMALQRLGLRDRETAAYNLSYFTDYASKEIYKARRYGRTFSLLTFSIDNLPLVRVRQGAADAKKAVRGIIRALSKIIRDSDVIAKASDQEFYLLLPETDFFGAMMFVRRAVAAVREEPEVQDVETRLPLALVGGASTFPKDGEDFDELVHRCRRRMDERRASLQRRLMLDGLPFWDEVDLLLGTPNSPKLPLDDRAEPSRRGKVADVLFDELQAEIARELMRDPGSRGLLYVGGPEIRSDLPIASGLESAPPDLSSRIYLLGRRVDLESHPALTPVFLEGDERVSRHEFILWLSESAAYALIQRRGRGATWGFHTSDTAVVDGLISKLQAEYDLQPY, encoded by the coding sequence GTGGCCGGTCCTATTCTCGTCGTTGACGACGACCTGTTCTTCCGCCAGCTCGCCAGCGACATGCTGGCCCGTCATGGGCACCGCGTGGTCGCGGTGGAGAATGGCACCCAGGCGCTCGAGGAGGCCGCACGCACGCCGTTCGACCTGGTCATCACCGACGTGGTGATGCCCGGCGTGGACGGCTTCGCGCTCACCGCCCGCCTGCGCGAGAGGGACCCGGACCAGGAGGTCATCCTGGTCAGCCATCGCCTGGACGTGAAGGGCTCGGAGATGGCGCTGCGCTCGGGCGCGGCGGACTGCCTCGTCAAGCCGGTGGAGGAGACGGACCTGGTGCTCGCGGTGGACCGGGCCCTGGAGCGCGCGGCCCTCCGTCGCGAGCGCGCGCAGCTCCGCGACGAGAACCTGGAGTTCGCCCGCTTCCACAACCTGCACCAGCGCTGCCTGGAGCTCATCTCCCAGTCGGACCTGGAGTGGCTCCAGGAGCGAATCATCTCGGAGCTGTCCGCGGTGTGCGACGCGCAGAGCGCCGCGCTGTGGGTGCTCGACGACCGGGGCGACCTGGTGCTGCGCGCGTACCGGGGGCTGCTCGACAAGCAGTTCCTCGCGGAGAAGATGAACCCGGAGGGGCCGCTGGCCGCGCGCTTGAAGGATGCGCAGCCGTGGCTCGCCCGGGATGAGCGCTCCGTGGTGCTGTACGTGCCGCTGATGGTGTCGGGGGAGATCGTCGGCCTCGCGCAGCTCTCCGACCCGCTGGCGGGAGACTTCCGGCCCGAGCATTCGCGGGATGCGCGCGTGCTCGCGGACTTCGCCGCGGTGGGCGTGAAGAACGGCCGGCGGATGATGGCCCTCCAGCGGCTGGGGCTCCGCGACCGCGAGACGGCGGCCTACAACCTCAGCTACTTCACCGACTACGCCTCGAAGGAGATCTACAAGGCGCGGCGCTACGGCCGGACCTTCTCGCTGCTGACCTTCTCCATCGACAACCTGCCGCTGGTGCGCGTGCGCCAGGGCGCGGCGGACGCGAAGAAGGCGGTGCGCGGCATCATCCGCGCGCTGAGCAAGATCATCCGCGACTCGGACGTCATCGCGAAGGCGAGCGACCAGGAGTTCTACCTGCTGCTGCCGGAGACGGACTTCTTCGGCGCGATGATGTTCGTGCGCCGCGCCGTCGCCGCCGTGCGCGAGGAGCCCGAGGTCCAGGACGTCGAGACGCGCCTGCCCCTGGCCCTGGTGGGCGGAGCCAGCACCTTCCCGAAGGACGGCGAGGACTTCGACGAGCTGGTGCACCGCTGCCGCCGCCGCATGGATGAGCGTCGCGCGTCGCTCCAGCGGCGCCTGATGTTGGACGGGCTGCCGTTCTGGGACGAGGTGGACCTGCTGCTCGGCACGCCCAACAGCCCCAAGCTCCCGCTGGATGATCGCGCCGAGCCCAGCCGCCGAGGCAAGGTGGCGGACGTCCTCTTCGACGAGCTCCAGGCGGAGATTGCCCGCGAGCTGATGCGGGACCCGGGCTCGCGGGGCCTCTTGTACGTGGGCGGGCCGGAGATTCGCTCGGACCTGCCCATCGCCTCGGGGCTGGAGTCGGCGCCGCCGGACCTGTCGTCGCGCATCTACCTGCTGGGGCGCCGGGTGGACCTGGAGTCGCATCCCGCGCTGACGCCCGTGTTCCTCGAAGGGGACGAGCGGGTGTCGCGGCACGAGTTCATCCTCTGGCTCTCGGAGAGCGCGGCTTACGCGCTCATCCAGCGGCGGGGGCGGGGCGCGACGTGGGGGTTCCACACCTCGGACACCGCGGTGGTGGACGGGCTCATCTCCAAGCTGCAGGCCGAGTACGACCTGCAGCCCTACTGA
- the dapF gene encoding diaminopimelate epimerase gives MDVRERIFKYQGLGNDFVVLDRRRSGVDIDAETSRWMCDRRLGIGADGVLALLPSEQGLARMVVHNADGSIAEMCGNGLRCAVKHLVDHSSEHPGRLDVETGAGVLTCVPGYGDGGVVAVDISMGPARLVAPNLPSGATGRPFLDSPLQGYPDLRASAVSMGNPHLVLLDRPLEDAATLGPELERHPAFKDRTNVEFVRVEQDGLTVVVWERGCGLTQACGTGACASAVAAVLAGRLPADTWLRVTLPGGDLGILVPADLSDIRLRGPVAFVFEGVVALPSGR, from the coding sequence GTGGACGTTCGCGAGCGCATCTTCAAGTACCAAGGCCTGGGCAATGACTTCGTCGTCCTGGACCGTCGCCGGTCCGGGGTGGACATCGACGCCGAGACGTCGCGCTGGATGTGCGACCGCAGGCTCGGCATCGGCGCGGACGGTGTCCTCGCGCTCCTGCCTTCCGAGCAGGGCCTGGCCCGGATGGTCGTCCACAACGCCGATGGCAGCATCGCGGAGATGTGCGGCAACGGCCTGCGCTGCGCCGTGAAGCACCTGGTCGACCACTCCTCGGAGCACCCCGGCCGCCTCGACGTGGAGACCGGCGCGGGCGTGCTGACCTGCGTGCCCGGCTATGGCGATGGCGGCGTCGTCGCCGTGGATATCTCCATGGGCCCCGCGCGCCTCGTCGCGCCCAACCTCCCCTCGGGTGCCACGGGGCGCCCCTTCCTGGACTCGCCGCTGCAGGGCTACCCGGACCTGCGCGCCTCCGCGGTGAGCATGGGCAACCCCCACCTGGTCCTCCTGGACCGTCCACTGGAAGACGCGGCGACGCTGGGGCCGGAGTTGGAGCGGCACCCCGCGTTCAAGGACCGGACGAACGTCGAGTTCGTCCGGGTGGAGCAGGACGGGCTCACCGTCGTCGTCTGGGAGCGCGGCTGTGGGCTGACCCAGGCGTGTGGAACGGGGGCGTGTGCCTCGGCGGTGGCCGCGGTGCTGGCGGGGCGGCTGCCCGCGGACACCTGGCTGCGAGTCACCTTGCCCGGAGGCGACCTGGGCATTCTCGTGCCCGCCGACCTGTCCGACATCCGCCTCCGTGGACCCGTCGCGTTTGTCTTCGAGGGCGTTGTCGCGCTTCCATCGGGCCGGTAA